The DNA sequence TTATCAGGGTGTTGTCATCAGTTCCTGCACCCTGCATCGGGGCAATTTTACACATTCAATTAACTTCACACCCAATAtcgctgcagaaaaaaaaaaattgctctTCACCTTCATTGCGTAGTACAGGGTCTCAGCAAAATAAGCTGGAACGCTCCTGGCACACTTCACTtcaaaatgggggaaaaagtCATTATAATGTTGTTTTAAAGGTCTGACGATTAAAAAAACAGGCATCCATGCGTACCCACGGCCAGCAGGAGGTCCTCCAGACTTCCAGATGTTTCTCTCTTAATGCTCTCCTCCATCTCATACCCAGCCATCTTCATGTATACgtcaaacactgaaaaaggtCTAAACCGGTTACATCAAACTGTACCTGTACGTGATTTTGTCCTCTCTGTAACTCTGAGACCAGCATACAAACCTTTCCTCAGGTGCTCTGCACTGCGGTTTCCAAGGATGGTGACAAAAGTTTGCTCATCAGTGCCAAACTTCTCTTCTCCGGCTTTGAAGAGGACCTGCAACCACAGAGACACAATGCACATTTaatccaaaaataaaaacaagcttgTTTTCAACAACAAATTAACATTTAATGTCAATGCATAATAGATCAAAACGGGCAACTGAGAAAAGTATTGAACTAGTTCACAAAGATAATGTGCATctttgtccactagagggcgtcAGAAACCCATGACAGCCATTATACAGCGACTGTCCAAAACACATACACAGGGGCCTCAGTGTAGGGCCTTTAGATCCTGCTTTCAAACACGTGACGGTTACACTCGcaaacaagaacacacaaagaCATCTTTGATTCTGAAGAGCAGAGTTATTTGCTGATCCCACCTGAGCATCGGCCTCAATACTCTCCTGATGGATCCCCGTCTGCCTGTTGGCCTGAGAACAAgacaaattaattaatttaccgcagaggagaggagaggagaggagaggagaggagaggagaggagaggagaggagaggagaggagaggagaggagaggagaggagaggagaggaaaggaaaggaaaggaaaggaaaggaaaggaaaggaaaggaaaggaaaggaaaggaaaggaaaggaaaggaaaggaaaggaaagttTACCTGCAGCAGAATAACCAAAAGTCTCTTGAAGTGACCTGAAGTGTCACCAGAAACATCTTCCTCCAGGTCATGATCGTACTCTGAGAAAGAGGACACACGTGTTCTCAGGGTTAATTTAGGGATCTACTCTCCTGAAAGGTAAATACATAACAATCAGACAAACTGTACAATGCCTTGAATACACACAGTGTATTCAGGCTTAGCCCTGAGGTTCATTCAAGTCAGAATGTACTGATTACAAAAAAGGTATCAGAAAACGGGAGTAAGAGCTGTGTTTTAGTTGCGTTAATGTGCAGCAGAGCAGGCCGGTATGCGATGCTTCAGCATCAACGGTCAGGGTGGGCCCATCCTCACTTCTGTCTCATGTCAGTATTCACAGCCACAAAAAGGTGGTTCTGCTGACTTCACTGCTCGATGACAAAGGAGACGCCTGTGACGCAACGTGATGTTAATCTGCTAACATGAGCAAAAGCTGGAGAGGGGCCAACGGACAGTCCCACCatgaaatgaattaaatgatTAGAATATGACAACAACTGTGTAGGCAAAGTAACTGTTGCTGTTGGTGATTTCCAGGtgttattttcatgtttattttgttctGGATGACTTAAACTCCACGTGTATAGGAATAAATGTAAGGTTTTACCCTTCTTGTAAGCAGCCTTGATGGCGTTCACCACCTCGGGGGTCCTGGAGGCGAGGATCTCCACCAGGACCTTCTCGTCTGTAcctgccccctgcaggtcaagagaaggaaaagagccTGATGAAACATTTCTGTGATCATTTATGTGCTTCGTATCTTGCAGTATTTTACCTTGATGGCATCGTGGAGGGATTTAGCGTCATACATGATTGGTGGAGTCATCAAACCAACGATCAGGGTCTCGAATTTGCCGCCGAGCTCCGACTTCAGGTTATCTACCAGGTCCTGTCATAACACGGAAGCCCAGGTGAGTTATGATAATAATACTGTTAAATGTTACTGAACATGTCGTAAAACTAGTTAAATAAAGAGACTGTGGATGGCTGTTAGGAGAGTCCAACCTTTCCAAACAGAGTTTTGTAGGCAGCTTTAATCTCCTGCCTCTGGACATTGCTGCGTGCCGTCAGCAGCTGCAAGATGGCATCTTCGTCCGTCCCTAAGGCGAGAGAAAAGCCCCGTGGTGACAATCCAAGCGTCAAATGCTTGTACACGAGCCACGGGTGAGTCACACAACGCGGAGACGAGCGTGCGCCATCTGAGCAGATTCTTGATGCTTATCACTTTACTCGCTACACTAACTGCTTGATTACAGTCTCGAGGGGAGTTGTGCAGAGGCGACGCCAACTTCAGCCCTGCTCATGTGTTCGTGGACGACTGTTGCCTGGGTGGAGCTCCGTTCAAACAAAGGAGGATTCAAGTAAACAACACGGCCTCTTTACTACAGCCCGACATGCCTCTGAACTGTCACACGACCCCGTGTTGACATCAGACACGCGGCGCTTACCCAGCCCTTTCATGGCCTTGTGCAGGACCTCAGCATCCGCGCTGGAATTGAAGTTTCCGGAAGGTTTCACGCTGCCTCTGTTGGCCTGTGGAACAGATAGAGCGCGGTTATTTATTTACCAAGTCTTTTGACATCAGATTCCCAGCAGTCACCGCAAACCATGCAGTTTAAGAGGAAGTAAATTCTATTAAACACCAGGGTTACGCTGGATAAACATTTATTACTACGAAGAATTAAATTAACTTCTGGTCACCTCggtgaaataaaactaaatgAGAAACATCTCTGAATAACATCGATCTAAGGGTGCGGAAATGTGTCTAATTTTGATTAAACCTGACCCAAAACAAGCCAAAAGATGGTTTTATGTTGTAACATAGCTGGATTGATTGCAGATGCTCCCTAACACgacaccttaaaaaaaaaaagtttttttggaaatagggaaaaaaaaacccacaggaaTGTCTGTGGGATTCTTCCCCTGAAAATctaggagggaaaaaaatgagggCAGGGAAAAAGTTGCTGTTGGCGAGCAGGATTCTgtcttttactttgaaagggGAAAAATGTCCACGAGCTCCTCATCACCACGGTCACCGCCACAAGACCGAAATCTAATCAGTGGGCGGACAAGAGGGAGCAGAGATGTTTGGAGTGTTGATGGCTTCCACTGGAATGTTGGACATGTGTTGTCAACCTACAGAGTGACGCCTGTGTCCTGAGCAGGCTCAGACATGACCCGAGGcttgggggggggcttctggaGCAGATATGTTGACCCTCTAGGAACACACCTGCCGTGTCACCCTGTCCCTTCACTTCAGCACAATAAAAGAGCTGTTTCATCCCCCTATCTTTGCTTATGACCTGCGGTTGTCAGGGTTTCACCTGCAATGATCACCTGGAGGGAAGTTCACTTATCACATCAACAAATATTACGCAAGAAGCGACTGTAGTACAACTGTCTGTGTGTAAAGATAAGGCTAAAAAACCCGAGTCACAATAGCCCTaattctgcttttattgtgaaacatCAACATGATCAAATATGCAGatgtacatttttgttttactgaaTGACTCATCAAGGGAGGGGTCACATTTagaaaattctttttttcttttggagttttgcaggggaaaaaatagaGTATTTGCACACAGCGAAAATCCTGCAATATCTAAGAGTTTTAAAAGAGTTATGAAGCTATTTACATCAGGGTGGATGACCGAGAAGCGCTGAATAAAATGGAGATGAATACCAGTCCTACGAGCACCACAGCCAGGCCAGATGTTCTGTTTTACCAGGTAGGGAACAGCTTTCACCAAGGAAACTGGAATCCCAGGTGAAAAACGGTATGTAGCTGGTaagacagaaaacccagcaaCACTGCGTAGGACCGCGTTGCCTAGCCCTGGTATACAGTTAAATCCCTTACAAATACAGTTTATCTAATTAATCCAAGCTGCAGCTCTCCCAATTTGTCTGCACATGTCATTACTAAACTTTAGTACAACTTAACCCTGTTTTACTTGAATGTTACAAGCGTGTATAAAGGGATATctacaggtttgtgtgtgtgatgaggacGCTGGGGCAGAGTTGACTGATAACTGGGATCTATACCAGTGAGTAGTAGATGGGTTTAAAACCCCATCTACTACTCACTGGTATAGATCCTTTGAACTTTAAAGAAACTAAAGCCAGGACTGTTGCTGCGTTCCAGAGTTCAGCTCCACCCTGACAAATGGAAAATGGACTAATTCCCctttaagagagagagagaggtcggCGGCAGAGACCAGTGTAGACCCACCCAAATGGAATACAGCCCACATGACTCATCCACCATACTTCCCTAAATTACTCCTCAGTTCCACAAGCATACACACTCTTCAATCTTGATAAACTGGACTAATATTCAAATGGGACATCTACATATTTCCCCTGCATGTAACTGACATCCAACGGTTGTTGAGTGGAATGTACACAGAGGCTCAGGCGCTCTTCCAGATGTGCTATGACATCCTGTGTATTCACAAAGGCTTAAGTTTAATGTAAACTTCAGACGACGTGTAATATTTCATCCACGGGGGGGAAAGTCTTCACATTCATCACGCTCCCAAAACAGACTTTGGATCAAACTTTGCATTATGTAATTATGGGGGGGGAGTGGGCGTGGTCTTGGAGTTCAGAGGTAAacacaaaacaagacatttgcaTAAATAACGGTTTTGGGTGGACTGCTTAAACACTTTAAATGACAGTCTGGTCTTGTTTTTTCACTCCTCAAAATCCCTAAAATGAAAACCACTTACCATTTTGAAAGACTTGGAAAAGGACTCGGAAAGAACAAAGTCTGTTGGAGGGGGAAAAGAGGGATTAGGGAGGATCTTGAAGTTGAAACAAGTgtttagttttttgttttttagcttTGTTCTTAGAGAAAACTGGTGTTATCCCGCAGAATTAGAGGTCAACTTTCAGCAGAAGCGACGTGTCTCGTTTTGCCTCCAGGTAGACCCCCGCCTCTCACCTGGCTGGTGCTTCCAAAAACGTCTTATTTTGAAATTAAACCGAAAAACGAGACGTTTTCGGGACTTACCGGTGAAGTTGAAGCGGTCGGCTGGAGCTCGGTCAGCGGACAGAGATAACCggcaggcagagagggaagTGAAGAAGGTCGGGCGGTGGAGAACCACTCGGAAATATCCTACGTCGCGCGCGTGCGGGTGCGCGCGTGCGAACCCCACCCAGCTCTAGCTCAGCCCTTTTCCTGAAGCATTCTGGGAAACGTCGTTCCAAAAGATGAAAACGAAGAGAAAGAATTGGTTTGATCATTTAAGGATGTTCATCGAAGAGTATAAACTAAATGTTCATGTTGGTGTACTTTGAGACCAATATTAACTGTTATAAATTCGTAATATTCGGGAACTTTACATACTGAAGTGGTGGCTTAAGACACTATGTTTCCCAATACTGGATTTGGATACAATCGGTTTTAGTCTCTGTTCTGCAGATATAAACTTATCACAATGATTGTTGTACGCCGCTTTAAAAGGCTGATGAGCACAGAGTCTGCCCTTATTTGTTGCTCTTTAATTCATAGTTGTTTATCCTTGTTTGTTTATTCAAGCCTATATTTTGGGGACCTTGTGTTTGAACAAATCAAGACAAAATTATAATTTTCCTTTAATGATGTACAGATCTGCCCCACACAattaattgttttaaagtaaGTTATCCATCATTTATTAATTGTTTTCCCCATGATTCAATGCTTGGCAACACCTCTGGGTAAATGTGACAAAAGAGTTCACCCATCTGAATACAGAAGATGGTAAATGGTGAGAATAAAGCAAAGCTTTTAACAATGATTAACAAATTATCAAGCTCAAATGATGGAATGTGATACATCTACATCTCCTTGGAACATTGAGGAATTTCAAAGTTGATTTACAGTCACCTACACTGACCTGGTTTTCACGTTATCATTTGATCTGCTGATAAAGCATAATGAGTACTGTAGCTCTTAAGGACAGTCAACAGTGAACCGACACTGACAGAGTTCACACCTTAAAGTTAAAAATTACCAATCAGACTCCAGTTTGTCTCTTGTAAATTCCCATTGAATGGACACATCTAAGGTATTTGACGTATTGATTAATCaatgaatgttctcagtcatccaggtcaaagagAAATTTTGGCATAAGAGAACTCATCTGGACTTCTGTTAatgttgatttgtgtttttctgtgtaatttTTAAGGATATTCAGTTTGTCTGAAATTTATCTGATGGTTGGTTTCTGATGGTTGGTTTCTTAAACACATTCATCACACTGCATGGAATGTTGGATATAGACACCAAATTAGATTATCCTGGAAGAAGACCGAACCTTATCTTAAATTCGATTGGCATTTTTTCTCTTATGAATGGTTCTGTTGCATTTTGGCATGTTTGGCATCTTTGTGCTATGTTAATGGATCACCAGGTTAACCCATGAGAGCAAATCAATGCTAACAAAGAGACAACAGCtagccagccagacagacagacagcccgCCAGCCCAAAGGAAACTGGGATCCCAGGCGAAAGCAGGCCTCCACCTGGGTTGTGGACCTTGCGAGGCCAGTGCTCACACTGAGCTGTCTTCTTTCCTCTGACGGTACAGCCAGGACCTCAGTCTGTCCTTCTCTTGGACCACTTTCCTTTACCACTTTAGCCATGTTCACACTTGTCATCTCTGCATCGCAGGGCAGGCAGACTGTTACCCTGCCCACAAACACCAGTAACCTCACAAGGATACACCCTGATTTTAAAGCCACCCTGACTTCCCAGTCAGTCTCCTGGCACTATACTATGTCTATTTCTCTCATGTGCGGCCATCACGTGGCGCGCCCATGGATTGGAAAATTTGATTAATTAAATGCTTTTCTCAACTGAAGACCATTGGACACAGCTGTGCTCCATTACTACCTCGCTGTGGTGGTGGTACAGCAGTAGCGTTCACAAACTGTGTTCGACATGCATGCTGGGAGTCAGAGGAAAATTGATCCATCTTAGCCCCTTTTCAACTTTAAAGAGATGATAATTAAACGCTAGAACTGGATACTGGGTTTATTGTGTTGAGCTGTTTAACTAAAAGAAAGGATAAAAGGTATTCTGTTTCTCTGCAAACAGACAGATCACGATAGAGCAAACACCCTGATAACAACATGGCAGTTAAAGGATGAAGCTAAGTCTAATGTGAGCAAAATGGCTTTTTCTCACCAGTATGATTAGAGATGTGAGGTTAAATTAAAAGGGAACCTCTAGTTTATGGGAATTAGAATTTTAAGGAAAACTCGATTTGCATAAGGAGAATTAGATAAAACTGCAATCTTATGATTATCATGTCACATGACTTCTGGCGACATATACCGGAAATGTAGACCACAGTGCCCCCAAGTGGAGGGACAGCcacattatcattatcattatcattattgttattattattgttattattattattgtttgcCTCCAAAATGACATGTACAATTCAAAAAGTACCGGTAAGTAATAACAGGGGAAATAATAGCACTTTttcaatatatatttaaagtaGTCTGTGGCTGTAGGGTTCCCTCATATCATGTTTATAGGTTAAAAAATAGTACAACATAGTTTTGCCATTTTTAATTGCATGTAAACTAAACAATAACTGTGCATGCACTGTTCATGCGCTCCCTCTTTTGTGTGCAGTGTtcatgttttgtgttgtttctttaatgtgtttgtgtgtgtgtgtgtgtaatattgTTTAGCTTTACCTGGCCCTTCAATGACATgtggtgatttttcttttcttttctttgatgcaGGATCCAAGAACCAACTATGCTTATAATATAAAAGTCTGTCTTGGTCCTCCAACTGGAAATGCTGGTACCTTTCTGAGCTTATAGCACATGTGCCtctttggcttttctgaactAGTTGAGAGGCTGTTTAAAATGGTTTAATTTATCAGATTGTACAATGGTACTGTTTAGAAACTGTCCattcttgtttttaaatatgCACACCCTTTATCagaaaatgctggaacaatCCTGAAATATACTGCAAGTATGGGTGCTGATAACAGCACTTTGCTGTTACACAATTAAATGTTTCCTTATCTGCATTTCAAATTACCTGTCAAGTATGTATTTAATGAACACAGTAAGTTGTATGCACGTTTTCATACAACCAGATATAAACTAAAGACAAACAACATTCAGCAACGTCACCACATTCATTTATAAGACAGAAAGTGTTACATTAAACTTATATTGTTATACTTGAACCATGAGCCCAGGTCCAATGttggattaaaaataaaaatacgtCACATCTGTCCTTCTAGAAACGACGGAGGCATCCCACAACTAGCGGCGGGAATTATTATATTTTAGTTATTCAATGCAGTCATGTATCCACTGGATTCATTCCAATACCTACATTTGATgtggaaacattttaaaaattccaTTTCACCATTAATATAACTCTGTTATGTGTTTTAAAGAGGACTTAATGTTTACATCAGCGGTAACCTCCACCGAATCCCCCCCTCGTCTGCCGGTAAATGGTATGACCGGCAGTGATAAGTACGGTCGCGTCTCGTTGGACTTTCTCGCCAGTACCTGTCCGCCACGTTATCTGGGTAATTGTGATATCATTAAACTTCCAAGTTCCGCCTAAACACAATCAAAATGGAGTGGACCGCCATGGAGCTCAATCCCGAGGTGAGTCGATATTTACCTTATCCTAGCAGTACCGGTTCGTTTTCAGTAAACTCATATGAGTTTTTCCTGTCGTTTCAGATGCTGAACCTGGTGAGTAGCCAAAACGTTAGCACGCAGATTAATGGCGACGTTTCCGTAACTATTTGGAGGTAAGTTTTGCAGTAGATGATGGGACGCTTGCTGGAGGGATGTTGAAACGCCACCAGGCCCGTGGCTTCATTAAAAACACGGCTCGACAGGTTCCATCTGTATTGTAAAGTTTATTTTGCTTAAAATGAAGGGGGAACCCTGAAAATAGGATGCGACAGCAAAGGAGGGGAAGCGTGGTTCTCATTTCCATCATCCCCAATGCTGCTCCCAGTGACTCGGCAGCTTAAAGGGTGTGGTCGGTGTGGACCAGCAACGCAGCATCTTTAAAcaccagcgggggggggggaaatctgtGTCGGCACCGTCTGCTCGCCTATTTCAGgggtttcttttgtgttttggtcCAGTTGATGAAGTCATTGGGCGTGAACGAGAGCTGGCGCTTCGTTGACGTGGTCGGGCTGGAGAGTGAGCAACTGTCCGCCGTCCCGAAACCCTGCTGCTCCCTGATGCTGCTTTTTCCCCTGACACAACAGgtaatgatggggggggggggggtgtgacaCCAGGTACAGTGAGGGGCTGGTGGAGGCTGTCTGGGGTAGGATGGAGGATGGAAGCCAGCCGGAATGCGTGGGCAGGATCTGATGAGACAGCAGAATCAGATTATCTCTGTCTCATAATCAAATTGATGTAAACAGACCTTTACAGTTTTAGTACTTTTGGATATCTACACATGGGTTCCATCCTTTGTTCTAATTGCCTTTGTTTATGGCTGCTGGATCAGAAGATGCCCAACGTGACAAAGTAGAAtatgaaaatgtctttttcagCACGAGACTTTCAGAAAGCAGCAGGCAGACAAGATAGCAGAGGACTCTGGGGTTTATTTCCTGAAGCAGACAGCATCCAATTCCTGTGGTACAATCGCTCTGCTGCATGCTGTTGCCAACAACAAGGGCAAATTTGCTTTTGGTGAGTATACTGTATATCCATCGTAGAATATTCAAAATAATACAATGTTCAAAATAATTGAAATATCAAGGGAAAAGCTTGTATTGCTGGGCAACTGATGGCAATATTATCATGGGAGGATTTTTGATACaacaattcattttatttaattttttttttaatactttcCAGCTAGTGGTTCTGTGCTAGAGAAGTTTCTTAATGAGACTGCAAACATGTCTCCTGAAGACCGTGCAAAACACCTGGAGAACAATAAGGTcagacaaaaaccacattgctaCATTTTTGAATGGTTTTCGAAAGATGTTATGGCTGGTTTTTAAAATATACCTGCTGACATAAACAAGCTTATGGGCCAATGAGCTAAATAAATGAGTTTTGTGATCTCTGGAAACTGGTTTATCATAGAATGTAAAGATATAAATTCAATTTGTTTGAAAGAACTTGTTTTAATAGACTCTTGACCCTCATACACAGTATTCGTGTAAATATTAAGAGAAAGCTGATAATGAAACTCCTGCCATGATGCACTTACATCTTCCCCCACTGGGGGGCGCCAGcgtaaataaaataatttgaaaGTCACTTAAAACCTATTGGACTTAAATACAGACGTTGTCCgatgtcatgtttttgttgaGTGATACATTTTACATATCTTACATTGTAAATCTTTTTCAGACCATTTTTGACGCTCACAATGAGGTTGCATCTCAGGGCCAGTGTAGGGTAAGTCATGAGACCTTGATGCACACTGCACACCTTCAAAATGTCTCTGCACTTTGATGCAGCACAATCTCatatttgttttgatttgataCCAACATTGTCCTTAAGAGGCTTGTTTTAGACATTTAGCCCAGTGAAGGAGACATAATTACCTTAACAGTGGATATTTTTCTGACCTCCACAGCCAGCGGCTGACAAAGTCAACTTCCACTTCATCACCTTTGTTAATGTCAATGGACAACTCTATGAATTTGGTAACTATTTGGCATCATTTTCCCTGAATGAGATTTTATGACTGTTGTGGATTCAGAAATGAccatttatgtgtttttaagATGGGAGAGTGAACGGGCCTGTGAAGCATGGATCTACTAGTGATGAGTCATTTATCATGGTAAGTAGACTTGCTTTCAATGTTTATTAATGTTAAACATTGTGAAGTATCTT is a window from the Takifugu rubripes chromosome 17, fTakRub1.2, whole genome shotgun sequence genome containing:
- the anxa5b gene encoding annexin A5b, producing the protein MANRGSVKPSGNFNSSADAEVLHKAMKGLGTDEDAILQLLTARSNVQRQEIKAAYKTLFGKDLVDNLKSELGGKFETLIVGLMTPPIMYDAKSLHDAIKGAGTDEKVLVEILASRTPEVVNAIKAAYKKEYDHDLEEDVSGDTSGHFKRLLVILLQANRQTGIHQESIEADAQVLFKAGEEKFGTDEQTFVTILGNRSAEHLRKVFDVYMKMAGYEMEESIKRETSGSLEDLLLAVVKCARSVPAYFAETLYYAMKGAGTDDNTLIRVMVSRSEVDMLDIRAAFRRLFSCSLHSMIKGDTGGDYRKALLLLCGGDDA
- the uchl1 gene encoding ubiquitin carboxyl-terminal hydrolase isozyme L1; protein product: MEWTAMELNPEMLNLLMKSLGVNESWRFVDVVGLESEQLSAVPKPCCSLMLLFPLTQQHETFRKQQADKIAEDSGVYFLKQTASNSCGTIALLHAVANNKGKFAFASGSVLEKFLNETANMSPEDRAKHLENNKTIFDAHNEVASQGQCRPAADKVNFHFITFVNVNGQLYEFDGRVNGPVKHGSTSDESFIMDAAKVCHGFMEREQGEVRFSSVALCQS